A genomic region of Candidatus Krumholzibacteriota bacterium contains the following coding sequences:
- the cobO gene encoding cob(I)yrinic acid a,c-diamide adenosyltransferase, translating into MDGEKGIIMLFTGNGKGKTTASLGAAMRAAGHNSRVFMIQFMKGRLYGELAAAEALDNLTIEQHGRDEFVDPEDPEQIDIDLARGGWKRMLEVVEEGLFDMIILDEINVAVSFGLIPLEEVIRFLESRPEDLDVILTGRYAPDELVELADTVTEMREIKHHYNQGVQMRKGIEF; encoded by the coding sequence ATGGATGGCGAAAAAGGCATAATAATGCTCTTCACCGGAAACGGCAAGGGGAAGACTACCGCTTCTCTCGGAGCCGCGATGAGAGCGGCCGGCCATAATTCTCGCGTTTTCATGATCCAGTTCATGAAAGGCAGGCTCTACGGAGAACTTGCCGCGGCAGAGGCGCTCGACAACCTGACAATCGAACAGCATGGCCGGGACGAATTCGTAGATCCTGAAGACCCGGAACAGATCGATATCGATCTGGCCAGGGGCGGTTGGAAAAGAATGCTCGAAGTCGTGGAGGAGGGTCTCTTCGATATGATCATTCTCGATGAGATCAACGTAGCCGTCTCTTTCGGATTGATCCCTCTCGAGGAAGTCATTCGATTCCTTGAAAGCAGGCCTGAAGATCTCGACGTCATCCTGACCGGCAGGTACGCTCCCGATGAGTTGGTCGAGCTTGCCGATACTGTGACAGAGATGCGTGAGATCAAACATCATTACAACCAGGGTGTGCAGATGAGGAAAGGGATCGAGTTTTGA